One Desulfomonile tiedjei genomic window carries:
- a CDS encoding Rieske (2Fe-2S) protein → MSVVIGFLKALAGICDTKPLDPDHWELNGNQVLVKIREIPELQSPGGAVYLQGKGLVSPVLIVRGDGGNYHCFSNRCTHMGRRLDPVKGKPEIRCCSVGHSTFDYQGNKMRGPAKKSVQTYDCHVENNDLVIMI, encoded by the coding sequence ATGTCGGTCGTCATAGGTTTTCTCAAGGCATTGGCGGGTATTTGTGACACTAAACCCCTGGACCCGGACCATTGGGAATTAAACGGCAACCAGGTCCTGGTGAAGATCAGAGAAATCCCGGAACTGCAAAGTCCGGGAGGAGCCGTCTATCTTCAAGGAAAGGGTCTTGTTTCGCCCGTTCTCATAGTCCGAGGTGATGGCGGTAATTATCATTGCTTTTCCAATCGTTGCACTCATATGGGCCGTAGGCTTGACCCGGTGAAAGGAAAACCTGAGATCCGATGCTGCAGTGTGGGGCACTCCACCTTCGACTATCAAGGCAATAAAATGCGAGGACCGGCAAAGAAATCGGTTCAGACATATGACTGTCACGTGGAAAATAACGACTTAGTGATAATGATCTGA
- a CDS encoding winged helix-turn-helix transcriptional regulator has protein sequence MCHKEAELFKVLGVESRIRIIDILKQRGPLGVNEMAQILGITPSAVSQHLKILRHAGLVRSQRKGFWIPYEVDPLALEQCRDLISDVCRCGCEDSCRAVEQTVAQEVGSSDEDLAYLKKLEQELEEELRRVRTRMEKVREKA, from the coding sequence ATGTGCCACAAGGAAGCTGAACTGTTCAAAGTCCTTGGCGTTGAATCCCGTATCAGGATTATCGATATCCTAAAACAGCGGGGACCCTTGGGCGTGAATGAGATGGCGCAGATTCTGGGCATAACCCCCTCAGCGGTGTCCCAGCATCTCAAGATCCTCAGACACGCCGGATTGGTTCGAAGCCAACGGAAAGGTTTCTGGATACCGTACGAAGTGGACCCGTTAGCGCTGGAGCAATGTCGAGATCTGATTTCCGATGTTTGCCGTTGCGGCTGCGAAGACAGTTGCCGGGCAGTGGAGCAGACTGTGGCCCAGGAAGTCGGTTCAAGCGACGAAGATCTGGCATACCTGAAGAAACTGGAACAGGAGCTTGAAGAAGAACTGCGAAGGGTACGGACCCGTATGGAAAAGGTGAGAGAAAAGGCATAA
- the hcp gene encoding hydroxylamine reductase produces MFCYQCEQTAFGTGCTKVGVCGKSADVAALQDLLTYALKGLSLYAVEGRKVGVVDKEVNVFTVQALFSTLTNVDFDSERFVPLIKKSGELRETLKQKVKAAGGNVNFTEDAANFQPASTMEGMIKQAADVGFKPAAGVNPDIQSLQHTLILGLRGVSAYADHAQILGQEDDSVYAFVQEGLAATLNTGLSLDDWVGLVLKCGAVNLRAMELLDAGNTGTYGHPVPTKVPLGAKKGKAILVSGHDLKDLEQLLKQTEGKGINIYTHGEMLPTHAYPDLKKYSHFYGHYGTAWQNQRKEFAEFPGAILMTTNCIQRPKESYMDNIFTTGLVGWPGAKHIADKNFAPVIEKALAMPGFAEDTNGKNVTCGFGRNAVMSVAGTVIEAVKSGAIKHFFLVAGCDGAKPGRNYYTEFVEKVPKDCVVLTLACGKFRFFDKDLGDIGGIPRLLDVGQCNDSYSAIQIAVALANAFNVGVNELPLSMVLSWYEQKAVAILLTLLHLGIKGIRLGPSLPAFITPNVLNVLVQNFDIKPISTPDEDLKAILG; encoded by the coding sequence ATGTTTTGTTATCAATGTGAACAGACGGCTTTCGGCACAGGATGCACCAAAGTGGGTGTATGTGGAAAATCTGCTGATGTGGCGGCCCTTCAGGACCTTCTCACTTATGCTTTGAAGGGGTTATCTCTTTACGCGGTGGAAGGCCGAAAAGTAGGCGTTGTAGACAAGGAAGTGAACGTCTTCACCGTCCAGGCATTGTTTTCCACGCTGACCAATGTGGATTTTGATTCGGAAAGGTTTGTGCCTCTCATCAAGAAATCCGGGGAGCTTCGAGAGACCTTGAAGCAGAAAGTCAAAGCCGCGGGCGGGAACGTGAACTTCACCGAAGACGCTGCAAACTTTCAGCCTGCATCCACCATGGAAGGAATGATTAAGCAGGCTGCGGACGTTGGTTTCAAACCCGCGGCCGGAGTCAACCCGGACATTCAGTCGCTACAACACACCTTGATTCTGGGCCTCCGAGGCGTATCCGCTTACGCTGATCATGCGCAGATCCTGGGGCAGGAAGATGACTCCGTCTATGCCTTCGTGCAGGAGGGCCTGGCAGCGACTTTGAACACCGGCCTGAGTTTGGACGACTGGGTGGGCCTGGTCCTCAAATGCGGCGCGGTGAATCTGCGGGCAATGGAATTGCTCGATGCCGGCAACACCGGAACGTACGGGCATCCTGTGCCGACTAAGGTCCCATTGGGAGCAAAGAAAGGCAAAGCCATCCTGGTCTCGGGCCATGACTTGAAGGACCTGGAGCAACTGCTCAAGCAAACGGAAGGGAAGGGCATCAATATTTACACGCATGGAGAAATGCTGCCCACGCATGCCTACCCGGACCTGAAGAAGTACTCCCATTTCTACGGACACTATGGCACTGCCTGGCAAAACCAGCGCAAGGAATTTGCGGAATTCCCGGGCGCCATACTCATGACCACAAACTGCATCCAGCGGCCCAAAGAGTCTTACATGGACAACATCTTCACCACAGGTCTGGTCGGGTGGCCCGGAGCGAAACACATAGCAGACAAGAATTTTGCACCTGTGATCGAGAAGGCGCTTGCAATGCCGGGCTTCGCTGAGGATACCAACGGAAAGAACGTCACCTGCGGATTCGGCAGGAATGCGGTCATGTCCGTGGCCGGGACGGTTATAGAAGCCGTAAAGAGCGGTGCCATCAAACACTTCTTCCTGGTGGCCGGCTGCGATGGCGCCAAACCCGGGAGAAACTACTACACCGAGTTCGTGGAAAAGGTCCCGAAGGACTGCGTAGTCCTGACGCTGGCTTGCGGCAAATTCCGCTTCTTCGACAAGGACCTGGGCGACATCGGCGGCATCCCGAGGCTTCTGGACGTGGGGCAATGTAATGACTCGTATTCCGCTATCCAGATCGCCGTGGCTCTTGCCAATGCCTTCAACGTCGGCGTGAATGAGCTGCCGCTTTCCATGGTGTTGTCCTGGTACGAACAGAAGGCTGTGGCAATCCTGTTGACGCTGTTGCACCTCGGTATCAAGGGAATTCGCCTCGGTCCCAGCCTGCCTGCGTTCATTACTCCCAACGTTTTGAACGTCCTGGTGCAGAATTTCGACATCAAACCGATTTCCACCCCGGATGAAGACCTCAAGGCCATCCTGGGATAA
- a CDS encoding TIGR02757 family protein has protein sequence MPARACKERLSELYRTYNRREFVHPDPLEFLYDYEDLHDREIVGLIASCLAYGNVRQILKSVKSVLDRMESPQSFLEKKSKELLIDTFKDFKHRFTTGLELATMLYGVKRVVERHGSLCSCFAKSLREEDETIVPALCVFVKELSAVFDGRPRSLLPSPEAGSACKRFNLFMRWMVRKDAVDPGGWDCVPASKLVVPLDVHMYRISSALGFTKRKQADLRTAFEITAAFRQIAPEDPVRYDFCLTRLGIRDDLSPADFLESCKLAPGSPT, from the coding sequence ATGCCTGCAAGAGCTTGTAAAGAACGGCTCTCTGAGCTGTACCGGACTTACAACCGCCGGGAATTCGTGCATCCGGACCCGTTGGAATTCCTTTACGATTATGAGGATTTGCACGACCGCGAAATTGTGGGCCTCATTGCCTCGTGCCTCGCGTACGGAAACGTGCGTCAAATACTGAAAAGCGTCAAATCGGTCCTTGATCGCATGGAATCCCCGCAGAGTTTTTTAGAGAAAAAGTCCAAAGAACTGCTAATCGACACGTTTAAGGACTTCAAGCACCGGTTCACCACAGGTCTGGAACTTGCGACAATGTTGTACGGCGTCAAAAGAGTCGTGGAGCGCCATGGATCGCTCTGCAGTTGTTTCGCGAAGAGCTTGAGAGAGGAAGACGAGACAATTGTTCCGGCTCTTTGCGTATTCGTGAAGGAGCTTTCTGCGGTCTTCGACGGAAGGCCTCGAAGTCTGCTGCCGTCGCCTGAGGCCGGCAGCGCGTGTAAGAGGTTTAATCTTTTCATGCGCTGGATGGTCCGAAAGGATGCAGTGGACCCCGGAGGATGGGACTGTGTCCCGGCCTCGAAACTGGTGGTGCCGCTGGATGTGCACATGTACCGGATCAGCTCCGCGCTCGGATTCACAAAACGGAAACAGGCCGATTTGCGAACCGCGTTCGAGATCACAGCGGCGTTCAGGCAAATCGCTCCGGAAGACCCCGTGCGTTATGATTTTTGCCTCACACGGCTTGGGATCAGGGACGATTTGAGCCCAGCGGACTTTCTTGAATCGTGTAAGTTAGCTCCAGGCTCCCCCACTTAA
- a CDS encoding 4Fe-4S binding protein codes for MKWSKQAEEAVSRVPFFVRRRVRKRVEEEATRSGGNEVTLEHVKACQKRFLSNMEDEVKGYQVETCFGPGGCPNRAVVDDDLVRKLEELIAGKDLREFLKQHVQGPLKVHHEFRVSVSDCPNACSRPQIADLGLVGAVRPRLGQEACTQCGACVEICREQAVQLSDEADKPVVDPEKCVACGQCVAVCPSSTLEKDPEGYRIMLGGKLGRHPQLATELPGIYPKNEVLRLVEDCLQHYLNHNTHGERFGEIINRTGISFLCERPFRKDGE; via the coding sequence ATGAAGTGGAGCAAACAGGCAGAGGAAGCAGTGTCCAGGGTCCCTTTCTTTGTCCGGAGACGCGTCAGGAAAAGGGTCGAGGAAGAGGCAACGCGCAGCGGGGGCAACGAGGTGACCTTGGAACATGTAAAAGCTTGCCAGAAAAGATTCCTCAGCAACATGGAGGATGAGGTCAAGGGTTATCAGGTGGAGACTTGTTTCGGCCCGGGAGGCTGTCCTAATCGCGCGGTCGTGGACGACGACCTGGTCCGGAAATTGGAGGAGCTGATCGCAGGGAAGGACTTGCGCGAGTTCCTGAAACAGCACGTCCAGGGTCCGTTAAAAGTGCACCATGAATTCCGCGTATCCGTTTCGGACTGTCCCAATGCCTGTTCTCGTCCGCAAATCGCGGACCTTGGGCTTGTGGGCGCTGTGCGGCCGCGTTTGGGCCAAGAAGCCTGTACGCAGTGCGGCGCGTGCGTTGAAATCTGCCGTGAACAGGCCGTGCAATTGTCCGACGAGGCCGACAAACCGGTGGTAGACCCCGAAAAATGTGTGGCATGCGGCCAGTGCGTCGCGGTCTGTCCATCCTCCACCCTCGAGAAGGACCCCGAAGGTTACCGGATCATGCTCGGCGGGAAACTCGGCCGACACCCTCAGTTGGCAACGGAGCTTCCCGGCATTTACCCAAAAAATGAGGTGTTGAGACTTGTAGAAGATTGCTTGCAGCATTATCTGAATCACAATACTCATGGGGAACGTTTTGGCGAGATAATCAACCGTACAGGCATCAGCTTTCTCTGCGAACGTCCTTTTCGGAAGGATGGCGAGTAA
- a CDS encoding Crp/Fnr family transcriptional regulator, with the protein MTLIEQISAIPLFEGLPPDQQGDLANIAVSKPFSRGQTVFSEGEPGIGFYVVSTGRVKIFKLSAEGKEQILHIFGPGEPFGEVPVFEGRRFPAHAVALEDSRFLFFPRPAFMDLIKRNPSVALNMLAILSRRLRRFTVLVDNLSLKEVPGRLAAHLLYLSERQKGADEVSLDLPKGQLAGFLGTIPETFSRILAKMVKQELITVDGPRIKILDKDGLSDLAEGITRL; encoded by the coding sequence ATGACATTGATTGAACAGATTTCCGCCATACCATTGTTCGAAGGTTTGCCTCCGGATCAACAAGGCGATCTGGCTAACATTGCCGTGAGCAAACCATTCTCGCGCGGTCAGACGGTTTTTTCGGAAGGTGAGCCCGGAATCGGGTTCTACGTGGTATCAACAGGCCGGGTCAAGATTTTCAAACTTTCGGCCGAGGGCAAGGAGCAGATCCTGCACATCTTCGGCCCTGGTGAACCTTTCGGTGAAGTCCCGGTTTTCGAGGGTCGCCGTTTTCCCGCACACGCGGTAGCTCTCGAAGACAGCCGTTTCTTGTTCTTTCCCAGACCTGCGTTCATGGACCTGATCAAGAGGAATCCGTCCGTCGCGCTGAACATGCTGGCGATTCTCTCCAGACGCCTGCGCAGATTCACGGTGCTGGTGGACAACCTATCCCTGAAAGAAGTCCCGGGAAGACTTGCAGCTCACTTGCTCTACCTTAGCGAAAGGCAAAAGGGCGCGGATGAAGTCAGCCTGGACCTGCCCAAGGGCCAGCTCGCAGGTTTTCTGGGCACAATACCTGAAACGTTCTCCCGCATTCTTGCTAAAATGGTCAAGCAGGAACTAATAACAGTCGATGGACCGCGCATAAAAATCCTGGACAAGGATGGCTTGTCCGACCTTGCCGAGGGAATAACCCGCCTGTGA
- a CDS encoding acyl-CoA dehydrogenase family protein, giving the protein METNANPAGESLEIQDLVKQIAKERIAPHAPDRDISGEFPWECIRTLAEAGLMGAIIYQAQRKTLTLHFKTSELLRQDIAKAALGL; this is encoded by the coding sequence ATGGAAACGAACGCGAATCCTGCTGGGGAATCCCTGGAAATTCAGGATCTTGTCAAACAAATTGCCAAAGAGCGCATAGCACCTCACGCGCCCGATAGAGATATCAGTGGCGAGTTCCCTTGGGAGTGCATACGGACCCTCGCGGAAGCAGGTCTCATGGGTGCGATCATCTACCAAGCTCAGAGGAAAACCTTGACGCTTCATTTCAAGACATCCGAGTTACTCAGGCAAGATATTGCTAAGGCAGCATTGGGGTTGTAA